One Paramisgurnus dabryanus chromosome 10, PD_genome_1.1, whole genome shotgun sequence genomic region harbors:
- the LOC135746448 gene encoding trace amine-associated receptor 13c-like: MAYETEDHETQYCFPAINSSCIKTKRSSHEYNIMYVFFSLLSVWTVFLNLLVIISVSHYKKLHTPSNMLILSLALSDLLIGLIVIPVEAIQLIEACWYFGDIFCGLFLIIMAVLLSTTLNNLGIIAVDRFLAVCYPLQYERTVTTTKTFIIICLCWFYSTAFNTALVTNNYYLNSSHRTHGCYGECTFVYSFAWRIADEMVSIFLPCIVLITLYLRIFYIAKQQVKVINSLIKREKHLTTNSVKRKSESKAALTLGIIVVIHLLCWLPVYICFLPASIEVPVPVINTMLWTVYCNSGLNPVVYALFYPWFRKSVKHILTLNIFRPSSSLINNH, from the coding sequence ATGGCCTACGAGACAGAAGATCATGAGACTCAATACTGCTTTCCTGCCATTAACTCATCATGCATCAAGACAAAACGCTCCTCACATGAATACAAtatcatgtatgtgtttttttcattgctgTCAGTATGGACTGTGTTTCTGAATCTGCTGGTGATCATCTCCGTCTCTCACTACAAGAAGCTTCACACTCCATCCAACATGCTCATTCTCTCTCTGGCTCTGTCCGACCTGCTCATAGGACTTATTGTGATACCTGTAGAGGCAATCCAACTAATTGAGGCATGCTGGTACTTTGGAGACATTTTCTGTggattgtttttaattattatggCAGTGCTTCTTTCAACAACTCTTAATAATCTTGGAATCATTGCTGTTGACCGTTTTCTTGCTGTATGTTACCCTTTACAATATGAACGCACAGTAACAACGACTAAAACTTTTATAATCATCTGTCTCTGCTGGTTTTACTCCACAGCATTTAATACTGCTCTTGTAACTAACAACTATTATTTGAACAGTTCACACAGAACACATGGGTGTTATGGAGAGTGTACGTTTGTTTATAGTTTTGCATGGAGGATTGCTGACGAGATGGTGTCCATCTTTTTGCCTTGTATTGTGCTAATCACTCTGTATTTAAGGATATTTTATATCGCGAAACAGCAAGTGAAAGTTATAAACTCTCTGATAAAGagagaaaaacatttaacaacAAATTCAGTGAAGAGGAAATCTGAGAGCAAAGCTGCTCTGACATTAGGAATCATTGTGGTCATTCATCTGCTTTGCTGGTTGCCAGTGTATATATGTTTTCTGCCAGCAAGTATAGAAGTGCCAGTACCTGTCATAAACACCATGCTTTGGACTGTATATTGTAACTCAGGTCTGAATCCAGTTGTATATGCTTTATTTTACCCTTGGTTTCGAAAGTCAGTTAAACACATCCTGACTCTTAACATTTTCAGACCATCATCCTCTCTGATTAATAATCATTAA